Genomic window (Musa acuminata AAA Group cultivar baxijiao chromosome BXJ1-9, Cavendish_Baxijiao_AAA, whole genome shotgun sequence):
AGGTTCGACTTCCCCCATCCTCTGCATCGGATCCGACATGCTAGACCTTAGCGAATATTATTCATTAAAAAATAACAAATAACTTTTTTTGAGAAATCGAAAAATAACAAATATTCATTAAAAAGGAGCTTTCATTTCAAAAGACCAAAATATCCCTTTCAAGAATAGGCTTAGCATATGGCACCAAAACCTCGCTTAcgagtgtttttattttttgagacaTCAAATTAAATACTATCTGCTTCATAGCGTAATAATTGAACAACAATTTAAATATCAAATACTTGAAGGACAAATATGTTATTTCGAACTCTGGTCGGGACAAACCTGTCAACATAACAGAGTAAATAGCTATATACCTCTGACGACTCCCCCTCGcgaagagagagatagagagagagagagagccggaTATCGATGGCGACTAAAGGGATGGGAGAAGAGCCCGCGCTGGGGGTGCCCTATGGCTACGCACCGGCGAGCTATTACGGTCAGGGGgcggcgccgccgcctcctccgccgccgcagcagcagcagatgtACTACGTGGGGCAGAACCCGTACCAGGCGGGCATGATCCCGCCGAACGCGGTGTTCGGCGATCCGAAGGGGATCCCGTTGCAGCAGACGATGTTCCGAGACACGCCCGCCCCTTTCCAGTGCGTCTATTGTGGCTCCTCCGGCATCACCACCGTCAGGTTTGGATCTTTTCTCTCCATCCCCAATTCCTCTCCCCGTATGTTTTGGATCGTTTTGTGTTGGATCTTGACTCCGATTGCTGAGACGAACGATCAAATTCTTAAAATCTCGATTTAGTCGGTTATTTTTGGCGATCGGGATGGTTTCTTGGCTTTAATTTGTGTTGTTTTTTTCTCTCATGGTGTATTGTCCATGGATCCTCATCTACGAGGTTAAAGATTGCGGCCGATGCTTGAGATTTGGTGTTTGATGTGTTGAGCAATGTTGAATGGCCAGGTCTCTTGTTGGTCAACGCTAATATCTCTCTGAACGGGGAGAACTTTGTGGAATTTCAGGAACTTCCTGCTTCAATCTTTGATTAGTTCCAACAATATGATCGAGCACCACTGGGGCCATCTTTGAGAACTCTCTTTGTTTAGGAAAAAGATGGACCAGATCCCAACAAGAATAGACTAGCTTGCATTTTGATGCTTATCGCTTTTTGGTATTGCATTCATTGATTATTCTCTTCTACGTAGTCTGTAGCTTAACTTATATAGTGATTCTATAATAAGAAAAACCGCTTGTTATGATGTTTGCTCTCAAAAAacattttctcttcttcctctaacAGTTGAAATTTGTCCTTCGAAGCGATTTTGACTTTGATTTTTTAGGTTTTAAACAGCAATAGACACAATGTaatgtatataaaaatatttagctTCAGATTAGTAGATTTGAAGTTATAAAAGAGTATCAGATTAATTAGATTAGATGATACACCCTTGTGCATGATAAATTTTTAAACATATTAGAATAGTCGTACACTAAAGATTAGAAAATTTTTAAGAACAATGTATCATTCTATAAGTGAAGAATAATCTAGAGAAGTAGTACCGTACATGGTTAAGATAAATGCACAATGCTCTGGCATCATCATTATTATGCAATAGTTAGTGATTTCGAGGCAGGTGATGCTAGAAACAACAAAGGACGGCACCtctataattcatcaaaagtttgTATTGTCCTGGATCTCTGCCATTTAACATGAAGTTATTCAATCGATTGATCTCTTTTTCAGTATCTCTTTGTTGTGGTAAGGAACCTTCTCTAAGATGAAGGCAAGGAACATGGCAATAACAATAGTTAATGTAATGATTTTGTCCAGAAACTATGATCAATATGCTAAACAGATAGTATTGTAGGATACatcatatttttttaaacttCTGTGAAGTTTAGTGACTAACCTACACATCCTTCTTCTAAAAAACATGATTTAATCATtgaaaaaatttatcaaaattgttTCTTAGGAGATAATTTTGGAATCACTTTGCTGCTTAGGAGTCCCCCAGAATTTTGGTAGCATCATACCACCATCTCATGCTTCACACAACAAGATTGACCTCAATAGTTCCTTCACAACTTAAATACATAGGCAATGTTATCAATTACATCAAGAAAACGTCTTTTATGGATATACAAGGATTAAATGAAGACTCAAATGAAGTTAACATAATTAGATGTTTAAGATTGTCGAAAAGTAATTCCTATCAgtttaataattttttcattCCTATCTACATGAAGATTCAAAACTAGGTAGAAAAAAAGTCAAAATAAGACTCATCACTTTCTGATATAGAAAACACTATTGTGAACGAAAAATAACCATAAAAGAgagagaaattaaaaataaaatatgatttgaCCCAAAACTACACTAGTTTTAATCTAAATTATAACTCCAAAGTGGGATTAGTTTGGTCGATGCCTATGTCAAACACTTCCTATGTGTAGCCTCGATTTCTTGTAGATGAAGTTGAAAATTCATTCTTTGATCTTTGATTGCCAACAATTGGTTATGAGTATgcca
Coding sequences:
- the LOC135592291 gene encoding GSH-induced LITAF domain protein-like, with protein sequence MATKGMGEEPALGVPYGYAPASYYGQGAAPPPPPPPQQQQMYYVGQNPYQAGMIPPNAVFGDPKGIPLQQTMFRDTPAPFQCVYCGSSGITTVRSKPSLAAVVGCMMPFMLGVCFLCPSMDCLWHKYHYCPSCGQKVADFKKSDPCLVVDMPRWHEESFAVPA